The genome window ATTTTGGACTGATATCTAATCCTGTGTTTTGAACTCGGTGTTCAGGCAATTCATTGATGTGTATTTGGTCCATACATGCAGTGCAGCCATTGTATCAATTCAAGTCCTTAATTTCAAATTGCAGTTAATCTTTAGTGTGCATTTCTAGGAGTATTTCTTTAGAAAAAAGTGTCTGTGTGCAGCATGGTCCTCCAGGAACTGCGCTCCTCACGTGCAATGATTTTTGCCATCGAGGAGATTAACAACAGCACAGAGCTACTGCCTGGCATCAAGCTCGGTTATCAGATCTACAACTCGTGCGCTTCAGTGCCCGTGGCTGTGCATGTGGCATTCCAGCTTTCAAGTGGTCTGGACCCAGTGTTTTACACAGGCAACAGCTGCTCACAATCTGGTATGGTGATGGCTGTCATTGGTGATTCAGGGTCTACGCCATCCATCGGCATGTCGCGCATTGTTGGGTCTTTTAACATTCCTcaagtaattgtttttaatttctggcAAACTGTGTTTATTATACAGTACTGATTTTTTTGTGCTGTGCTGTTAAATAATTACACTGTTGTTATCATTTAGGTGAGCCACTATGCCACTTGTGCATGTCTGTCAGATAAGCAGCAGTACCCGACTTTCTTCAGAACAATCCCTAGTGACCAGTTTCAGGCTGACGCTCTGGCCAAGCTGGTAAAACACTTTGGCTGGACATGGATAGGTGCTGTCAGGTCAGATTCAGACTATGGCAATAATGGCATGGCGTCTTTCCTGGACGCAGCACACAAAGAGGGAATCTGTGTGGAATACTCTGAATCTTTCTACTGGACCCACCCACGCAGCAGGATCCAGAGAGTGGCTGATGTTATCCGCAGGTTTTTACATCACTGACTGTGCTTTTGTTCCCTGTGCTGACACtggcctttttttaaaatgatcttGCTACTGCTTTCCATCATGGTTGTTCCTCTCATATTTACTACTCATATTTTCCAAATATAGTCGATGGGACCAAATATCATCTCTCTCTCCAGGTCGACAGCTATGGTTGTTGTGGCATTTACATCCCCTGGAGACATGAGGATTCTGCTGGAGGAGCTGTCACTCAAGCCTTTTCCACCTCGCCAGTGGATCGGCAGTGAGTCTTGGGTAACCAACACAGACATGCTGAGGTTCAGCTTCTGTTCTGGAGCCATCGGATTTGCCATTGAGCAGTCTGTCATCCCAGGTCTGAGAGACTTCCTGCTGGATCTCTCTCCCTCTACAGTGGCTGCCTCTCCAGTGCTTACTGAGTTCTGGGAGGATGCATTCAACTGCAGTCTGGGAAAAAGTGAGGAAGCAGTGCTGATTATTGACACCTCACATTCACAGTCCTTGTGGTCATGTTatggtgttttgtttgtgtcgtTTTGTCTGTCTGAGTGGAGCAGTAGCTGCTTCAAGACCAAATCCCAAATTGACAGGGAAATTACAGATATTAAACAAAGATATAAGGTGCACAGAAATTAAAAGTATATTAATAATTTCAGTTGATATGACAATTTTCCCTGTCACATTTAGACACTCTGTTGTCTtgaacacaagcacacatggACCTTTCGGCCAGCAGGCTAAACAAAGTACTAATAAAGCTCTGCAACTGTACTTATTAGCATGCATCAGTTGTACTATATGTTTAAGTATGCATGTACTTCTTATGAGGCTAATATACTGAAAGTATTTAAGTCaagaaaatacaaacattttctgCATTTAATAAATGCGACTAATTGCCATGCAGatgaataataatgtaaaatcaCTGTCAAGGTTAAGAAACAcctgtcactgtctctgtgtgtttttaggtGCAGCCACAGATAAAAGCATATGTGATGGAACTGAAGACATACAGATGATCCAGACCCCGTACACTGACACATCCCAGTTGCGAATCACTAACATGGTGTACAAGGCTGTTTATGCAATAGCTCATGCCATTCATAATGCAGTGTGTCAGGAAACTAATTCTACAACTCAGTGTGACAAATTCACCAAGACAGAGCCCAGAGAGGTCAGTTGAAACAAATATGTAAAAGAATAAGTGAATgctcatatgtttttttttatttgttttttgctacaacacacattttgttgaatattactattattttactCTTTTTCATTTCTGTCCCTCATTGTTTAACATTACTTCATCCTCACAGGTTCTCACACAGCTGAAGGAAGTCAGTTTTTCCCAAAATggttttgatgtgtcatttgATGCCAACGGGGATCCTGTGGCCAAATACGAGCTGGTTAACTGGCAAAAAAGTGAGAGTGGCAGCATTGAGTTGGTGACAGTAGGACACTATGATGCATCACTGCCAGCGGGCCAGGAGTTCAGTATCAACAGGAAGCTCACCTGGGTGGAAGGCAGCACACAAGTAAGGAGACCAAAAGTAATGAATTAACATATTCAACTTTGGTGATCTAAGTGTAcgatatgtgttttttggacccTGATAGTCATATTTCTACCAGCTGTAAAGATATCTTTTCCacatttacagtatatttaGTGCGAAAGTttccttttatatttttcaagtAAGTGTTCACGTGCTGAGCTGTGGCAAAGGGAGAGTAACATAGAAAGGAATCCATAGGTGGCTACAGGGCATAGTGTATTCATTACTTTATCCATTGTCTGTATCCACTTATCTTGGTGCAGGGTCACAGGGGCATCAGGTATAAGGAAGCTAAATTAGAAGGGAAGATCAGGGGCGATGCTAGTGCGCAATCAAAGTCTAGAAGAACTGGTGCTCCCAATGGCCAGTCTGACCAACCCAGCTGTGAGCATTTGATCAAGAAtttcaaacacatttcatttctattAAAAACATGGATTTGCATTCATTGTCTGTATGCTACCACTCagatatgtttgttttgttactgtTTATGAAGATCAGTCGTACATGTCATATGAAAGAAAAGGATACATCTAAATGTTGTACCAATAAATAATAGACATATTTCAaagttgaaaatgaaaattatcAAAGCTTTTTCCACAACAGCAACTAACAGACACTAGATTTTCACCAGATGCTGACAAAacgaaaaaaaatcaacagcagaGAGAATGTAGGCCCCAACTAGGACAGTGTATGCTGGTTGGCACTGAAATGAACgcacagaaataaaatcatagcaaggacattaaaacaaaaaaacagaaaaaagaaaaaaactttagcCTCTGAATTTTGGaagaacaataacaacaatgaaCCTGTAATGGTTACTTCCCAACACAGCCCACAGTGTTTAATGCTCAGTAGTGATATGTGGAACAACCAGTGGGTGGGTTTGGGTAAGCTTACTAGAAATATCACAGATTTGGGCCAGTGGCTCACCTCCTCTCACTCACTTTCTCTTCcaaacacatacattcacaTATACATGTCATTTTAGCTTCAGCTGAATTTCAGAATGAATGTTTACACAAAACAGGTACTGTGGATTTTGTCCCTGAAAACTgacaatacacatacacataatgcACATATTGAATattatttacatattcatatatgTAAAAATTGTTTTACAAGACTTGCAAAATGTGAGCCTATCCTTTAATCCTCACAGCTTTGTAGCACACCTGAATATGTGTGAGTCTGCTTGTATCTATGTGTCAGGTGCCTGTGTCAGTGTGCACTGACAGCTGTCCTCCAGGAACTCGTAAAGTGCTGCAGAAAGGAAAACCCATCTGCTGTTATGACTGTATACTGTGTCCCGAAGGAGAGATTAGCTATGTTACAggtactttattattttgtaatgcATATTCACAATACAAATATACAACTGCTAAAAGCCATTTATATTTTCAGATTCCCCTGATTGTTTCCCTTGCCCCAAGGAGTTCTGGCCTAATGCAGAGAGAGACACTTGTCTCCCCAAGCCTGTAGAGTTTCTTTCCTTCAGTGAGGTCCTAGGAATCATCCTGGTTGTGTTCTCAGTTGGTGGCGCCTGTCTTGCAACTTTAACAGCAGCTATATTCTATCGTCATAGGACATCCCCGATTGTCAGGGCCAACAACTCTGAGCTGagcttcctgctgctcttctccctGACTCTATGTTTCTTATGTTCAATAACTTTCATTGGACCACCCTCTGAGTGGTCCTGCATGCTGCGCCACACAGCATTTGGGATCACCTTTGTCCTCTGTATGTCTTGTGTTCTCGGAAAAACAATTGTAGTGTTAATGGCCTTCAAAGCTACACTCCCAGGCAGTAATGTgatgaaatggtttggtcctCCACAGCAAAGAATGACTGTAGTATTTCTTACATTCATTCAAGTTTTAATATGTACTATATGGTTGGTTCTTAGTCCCCCTTTTCCAATGAAAAACCTCACCACATACAAAGAAAGAATTATTCTGGAGTGTGCATTAGGCTCAGCTATAGGGTTCTGGGCTGTGCTTGGATACATAGGCCTACTGGCTGTCTTTTGCTTTGTGTTAGCTGTCCTAGCCCGGAAACTACCTGACAATTTTAATGAAGCCAAACTTATCACCTTCAGCATGTTGATATTCTGTGCAGTCTGGATCACCTTTATCCCAGCATATGTCAGCTCTCCTGGGAAGTTTACTGTGGCTGTGGAGATATTTGCTATTCTGGCCTCCAGTTTTGGACTAATACTGTGTATATTTGCTCCAAAGTGTTTCATCATATTGTTAAAGCCAGAAAAGAACACCAAGAAACATTTAATGAACAAAAATCAATCCTAATTCCCCCAAGGGCTGGAAAAAGTTAAGATGGCAACAGCAAAAAGCCTATTATCCGCAAATTCTACACAGTCTTCATCTTGTTGATTTTGTAGATTTACAAGTTGTtttaaattcaatgttttcattttatgacTGTCATTTGTGGTGTGTAATTGTGTTGTTTGAGAAATATTCGTATGCTGACAATATTAAGTAAATtgtatgaaatgaaatgaaatgaaattaaataaaataataattgaaaACATAATGGTGTGGTGGTGAATTCTCACTCGAAATTTTGATACCATTATTGCTATTTCCATGatattttgtatttgatttatttcagacCGCATTAAACCACACAAGCAACCCATTAAAGGTGTGCATTTGATAGGCTAAACTGAAATATGAgctaaaaacaaagcaaaaaacaaaaaaacaaaaaaaaccctacaacTTAAGGAAGACATTATGTGTTCACAATGATAACTTTGCAAGAAGAGTAAAGAGAGATGGACACTGAGTACAGATTACTGTATTTTATACATACAGCCCATAGAAAAAACTTGGACAAGAAATAATCAATGACCATGGGGTCTGCTGTATTGTAAGCTGAAGTAAAGTAGGATGAGGGAATTATTTGTCTGAAAATCTATAAAAACCAGTGTCAACACACAGTATGATCACATGCATCTCGGCTCTCTTTATTGGCCTGATTCTATTTCTGGGTTTGTGTGAGCTGAACTCAAGTATTGGATTCTGGGCTGTACATGGATACATAGGCCTACTGGCTGTCTTTTACTTTGTGTTAGCTGTCCTTGCTCAGAAACTACCTGATAATTTCAATGAAGCCAAATGTATGAACTTCAGCAGGCCATTCTGGTCTCCAATTTTGGACTAATACTGTGTATATTTGTTCCAAAATGTTTCATCATATTGTTTAAGCCAGAGAAGAAcaccaaaaaacatttaatgaacAAAAATCAATCCTAAGTCACTCAAGGTTTGGAAACAGTTAAGATGGAAACAGCAAAAAGCCTATTATCTACAAATTCATCACAGTCTTCATCttgttgattttaaaatatagatttacaagttattttaaattcaatattttaatTGTATGACTTTGGAAGCGGAGTAAAGAAAAGTTGACACTGAATACAGATGACTGTATTTTGTACATACATCCCATAGAAAAAACTTGGTCAAAAGCTAATCGACGACCGTTGAGTAAGAGCATCCTCAGTCTGTGTATTGTAAGCTGACGTAAAGTAGGATGAGGGAATCTTTTATCCAAAAACCTATATAAACTAATGTCAACACACAGTATGATCACATGCTTTCAACTGAGGGATGGAGATCTCAGCTCTCTTTATTGGCCTGATGCTGTCTCTTGGTCTGGGTGAGCTGAACTCAGCTCTTGCTTTGAATGGATCTGGGTATCATATGAAACAAAAGGTTGGGTTTAAAGAGGTTAGGACTGGGGCTGGGTTCAACACTGAGGCTTCATCTGTGAAGTGTAAGCTTCAGGGTACCACTCGTCTACCTGCCTTCTCAATGGATGGTGACTATGTTATTGGGGGTGTTTTCTCCATACACTCCTACATGCATACAGTGAAGCATAACTACACCACCATGCCTGAGCCTCTAAGGTGCACAGGGAGGTAAGTAAGAAGGAGAAGCGGCGGATAAGAGGATGTTAGTCTGTGTGGGgatgaaaatgttttgatttgCATGCTGAGCTCAAAATTGTACTACAAAGCTTCTGAACTGAAAACTTTAAAACAAAGAATTCATATGATTTCACAATCAGTGACAATTCAATATTTTCATTAAGAGTTTCAGGTATTATATTCACAAAGATTAAGAGATTAGTtccaaaatatacaaataaataaaacaaaacaaacaatgtatatatttttatcatatatatatgataggagtatatatatatatatatatatatatatatatatgttggtAATAATTTAATGAACAAATGAATAAGACTATAATTCACTTGACTATTGTTAATCTATACTTTATAAATTATGTGAATTTCTGGCTGATATCTGTTCCTGTGTTTTAATCTTTGGTGTTCAGCCCATTATTAAATGTCggtctgtatttgtttgaaaGAGGCACAAACAGCAATCAGTTACTGCTCATAACTATGACTTGCAGTACTCCTTTATTATGTATTTCTGTTAAAATTGTGAACTGTTCTTTTATTTATAAGTTTAAACAATGTCAAGAGTGTTTGTGCAGCATTGTCTCCCGTGAACTTCGCTTCTCACGTGCAATGGTTTTCGCCATTGAGGAGATTAACAACAGCACGGAGCTGCTTCCTGGCATCAAGCTCGGTTATCAGATCTATGACTCATGTGGCTCAGTACCTGTGGCTGTGCATGTGGCATTCCAGCTTTCAAGTAGCCAGGACTCAGTGTTTTACACCAGTGACAGTTGTTCACAGTCTGGTAAGGTGATGGGTGTCGTTGGTGAGTCTGGGTCTACGCCATCCATCAGCATGTCACGCATCATTGGGTCCTTTAACATTCCTCAAGTAAATATTCTGATTTCTGGTAAATTGTGTGTTTCATGTACagtgctgatttttttctgtcccCTTAAATAATTacactgttgttttcatttaggtgAGCCACTTTGCCACTTGTGCATGTCTGTCAGATAAGCAGCAGTACCCGACTTTCTTCAGGACAATCCCTAGTGACCAGTTTCAGGCTGACGCTCTGGCCAAGCTGGTAAAACACTTTGGCTGGACATGGATAGGTGCTGTCAGGTCAGATTCAGACTATGGCAATAATGGCATGGTGTCTTTCCTGGACGCAGCACACAAAGAGGGAATCTGTGTGGAATACTCTGAATCTTTCTTTCGGACCCACCCACGCAGCAGGATCCAGAGAGTGGCTGATGTTATCCGCAGGTTTCTACATCACTGATTGTGCTTTTGTTCCCTGTGCGGACACTGGCCGACTATCCACAAAACTACATAAAATGTCCTTTTAAGTATATGATGAAGGATTGTTTTATTCTTTCAGTTGCAAATTAACCATTTatcattttctttgtttaattcTTTCATATGAATTATATTGTTATAAAAATACAGTCAGTAAGACCAAATCCTAAAACAGCTCTCATGCTTGTTTGTGTTACCAACCTTTTTTCATATTAAGAAactacatattttatatttatgcaGAAATAATATTACGCAATGTAATGTCTTTTCAGGTCGACAGCTATGGTTGTTGTGGCATTTACATCCCCTGGAGACATGAGGATTCTGCTGAAGGAGCTGTCACTCAAGCCTTCTCCACCTCGCCAGTGGATCGGCAGTGAGTCTTGGGTAACTGACCCTGACATGAGAAGATTCAGGTTCTGTGCTGGAGCCATCGGATTTGCCATTGAACAATCTGTCATCCCAGGTCTGAGAGACTTTCTGCTGGATCTCTCTCCCTCTAAAGTGACTGCCTCTCCAGTGCTTGCTGAGTTTTGGGAGGATGCATTCAACTGCAGGCTGggaaaaagtaagaaaattgtATATAGACAGTTTCCAGGCCACCAAGATGAATGAACATACAAAACTTGTACTTACTAACACAAGTCATTCATGGGTTCATATGATAGGCTATCATAttacactatactatgattcataattcattcattttgaatGCATTAAAACAGGTCAAGTCAATATCTAATtatagaaaaaatatatttccttttacaaataaaacttaaaatattACTTATTATCTAATGACTGATTATTGTGAGCACAAACTGGAATatataaaggtaaataaataaatatgtaaaaaatgTAGGACTGACACAACTACAACTTTAatgaataagaagaaaaaatagagtaatgtgttcaaaacagtcatttgaaatgtaaaataagcatattttttttgcaatattgaTACATAAATTTAGATATGAGGTAAACATCTCTCTGTGTTCTTTCCGGTGCAGCCACAGACAAAAGCGTATGCGATGGAAGTGAAGACATACAGATGATCGAGAGCTCATACACTGACACATCCCAGCTCCGAATCACTAACATGGTGTACAAAGCTGTTTATGCAATAGCTCATGCCATTCATAATGCAGTGTGTCAGGAAACTAATTCTACAACTCAGTGTGACAAGTTTACCAAGACAGAGCCCAAAGAGgtcagtaaaaatataaaaaaaaatcagtgtacCGAAtatgtaataaatgttttattttacaagTATTATTAAaaatcttatttgttttacttcaTCCTGACAGGTTCTCACACAGCTGAAGAAAGtaaatttttcccaaaatgGTTATGATGTATCATTTGATGCCAACGGGGATCCTGTGGCCAAATACGAGCTGGTTAACTGGCAAAAAACTGAGAGTGGCAGCATTGAGTTGGTGACAGTAGGACACTATGATGCATCACTGCCAGCGGGCCAGGAGTTCAGTATCAACAGGAAGCTCACCTGGGTGGAAGGTGGCACACAAGTAAGGAGCCCAAAAGTAATGAATTAACATATCCAAATTTGGAAATCTTAAAGGGTACgatatgtgtttttttgaacTCTGTTCCTCCTGTGCATTCTGGCTGTGAAGACATCGACACTTAAGTTACACTATTTTTATCATGAAattcactgtttgtgttttccaAGTAAGTGTTGACAATAAGGCAATTTATGTTTAAAAGACTGTAACCTTAAAATATAACCACAGCCAATACAGACAGTGGAAATGtttacagagaccaaaaacactttcagtacaCATATTGGCACGTGAGCACgagcatgtttacacaaaacaggtactgtggattttgtccccCAAAACTgacaatacatacatacatactgtacatacacaatgcACATATTGACATGTAAAAATTGTTTTAAGACATACTTGAAAAATGCAAACCTATGCTTTAATCCTTCGTAGCACACCTGATTATTTGTAAGTTTGTATCTATGTGTCAGGTGCCTGTGTCAGTGTGCACTGACAGCTGTCCTCCAGGAACTCGTAAAGTGCTGCAGAAAGGAAAACCCATCTGCTGTTATGATTGTAAACCGTGTGCTGAGGGTGAGATTAGCAATGTTACAGgtacaggtttttttttctcatgcatATCTACTATACAACATCAAATATATAGTATGACACTGTTTGAAAGCTCTTTTTCCATTTATTCTTTTTCAGATTCCCCTGATTGTTTCCCTTGCCCCAAGGAGTTCTGGCCTAATGCAGAGAGAGACACTTGTCTCCCCAAGCCTGTAGAGTTTCTTTCCTTCAGCGAGGTCCTAGGAATCATCCTGGCTGCAATCTCAGTTAGTGGCGCCTGTCTTACAGTGATAACAGCAGCTGTGTTTTATCATCACAGGACATCCCCAATTGTCAGGGCCAACAACTCTGAGCTGagcttcctgctgctcttctccctGACTCTATGTTTCTTATGTCCATTAACTTTCATTGGACCACCCTCTGAGTGGTCCTGCATGCTGCGCCACACAGCATTTGGGATCACCTTTGTCCTCTGTATGTCTTGTGTTCTCGGAAAAACAATTGTAGTGTTAATGGCCTTCAAAGCTACACTCCCAGGCAGTAATGTgatgaaatggtttggtcctCCACAGCAAAGAATGACTGTAGTATTTTTCACATTCATTCAAGTTTTAATATGCACTATATGGTTGGTTCTTAGTCCCCCTTTTCCAATGAAAAACCTCACCACATACAACAATAGGATAATTTTGGAGTGTGCATTAGGCTCAGCTATAGGGTTCTGGGCTGTGCTTGGATACATAGGCCTACTGGCTGTCTTTTGCTTTGTGTTAGCTGTCCTAGCCCGGAAACTACCTGATAATTTTAATGAAGCCAAACTTATCACCTTCAGCATGTTGATATTCTGTGCAGTCTGGATCACCTTTATTCCAGCATATGTCAGCTCTCCTGGGAAATTTACTGTGGCTGTGGAGATATTTGCTATTCTGGCCTCCAGTTTTGGACTAAAATTGTGTATATTTGCTCCAAAGTGTTTCATCATATTGTTTAAGCCAGAAAAGAACACCAAGAAAcatttaatgaataaaaatcaATCCTAAGACACCCAGGGCTTGGAAATAGTTAAGATGACAACATACAGTGTTAAGTTTTAAATTTCCATTTATAGGGTCATTTTCattcaacattttcattttctaaatgtccttttaatatgttaatgtatttcttttttatgcCGTTAGCACATGGGGCCCACTGGGGCACACAGCCTGACagaacaacatgaaactacCACCCTTTAGGCCCACCATCTGCAGGGAAAGGCATCCGGATCAGGTGCATTTTGAGCCAAGTGGCAGGCAGGCAGGGGTGGGGCCCTAGTTGTGTTGACCCCTGGCATCACAGACTGGCTCAAGGGACTTGTAATGTCACTTCTTTGGCAGGGAAAGAGCTGgagctggtggtggaggtgAAACAGTATCAACTAAATATAGCTGGACTCAGCTTTTTGCATAGCACTCATTTTGGAACCACACTCTTAGAAACGGGCTGGACCCTCACCTCTCCAGAAGTGCCCAGGGTTAGAGGTGCTGGGCGGGTGAAGGTATACTCACAAGGCCCCAGTACATCCTGGGGGAGGCTGGGGACAAAGAATCTGAGCTGACCATGTTGAAATCCTCCATTGTTGAGGCATCTGCTGTCAGAGGGTCATCGGTGCCAGTCGTGGTTCCAGCAGAACCCGCAGGAGGACACCAGTGGTGAAGGAAGCACCCTGCTGACCTGGAATGGGGATATTGTCAAGTGATGGAAAGGGCACTTTGAGGGACTGAACCTGACGAACACATCCCCcatggaggaggaagagtcTGACTATCAGGGGAAATCTCACCATTATCCCTGGCAGAGGTCACAGATGTCGTTAAAATGCTTCACAGTGGCAAGTCACCGGATGTTGATGAGATAAACTCTGAGATGCTAAGGGCTCTGAATGTTGTTAGTTGTCTTAGCTTAGTTGTTAGTtcccatcccccccccccccccccccccccccccccaaaaaaaaagggcacctgAGGGTGTGCTCCAGCTATTtgggtatcacactgctcagcctcatTGGGAAAGTTTATAAAAGGGTGCTGGAAAGATGGCTTCAAACGAATGTCAGACCTAGGATTCATGATGAGCAAGGGCTGCAGGTGTGGAAGTTGCAGAAGCAAATATCTGGGTGTGGGAGGAGTTGGGGGAGGACTTTTGGTTGGCCTCAAGAAAGTTCTGGCTAGTTCTGCTGAGGGATTCTGAGGAACGCTCTCATGGCAAAATATGGAGAAACCCCGAAGGGGGCTGACTTCTGTGCTAGTCATGGACTGGCCATAATGAAGACCATTGTTTGAGCAAAGGGTGGTTCATAAGTGTTCTTAGTACCAGAACACCCAATGCTAAAGATCAATGATTAACCTCATGGTTGCATCATCAGATCTGCAGCCATACGT of Epinephelus lanceolatus isolate andai-2023 chromosome 4, ASM4190304v1, whole genome shotgun sequence contains these proteins:
- the LOC117259892 gene encoding extracellular calcium-sensing receptor-like, whose protein sequence is MDGDYVIGGVFSIHSYMHTVKHNYTTMPEPLRCTGSIVSRELRFSRAMVFAIEEINNSTELLPGIKLGYQIYDSCGSVPVAVHVAFQLSSSQDSVFYTSDSCSQSGKVMGVVGESGSTPSISMSRIIGSFNIPQVSHFATCACLSDKQQYPTFFRTIPSDQFQADALAKLVKHFGWTWIGAVRSDSDYGNNGMVSFLDAAHKEGICVEYSESFFRTHPRSRIQRVADVIRRSTAMVVVAFTSPGDMRILLKELSLKPSPPRQWIGSESWVTDPDMRRFRFCAGAIGFAIEQSVIPGLRDFLLDLSPSKVTASPVLAEFWEDAFNCRLGKTTDKSVCDGSEDIQMIESSYTDTSQLRITNMVYKAVYAIAHAIHNAVCQETNSTTQCDKFTKTEPKEVLTQLKKVNFSQNGYDVSFDANGDPVAKYELVNWQKTESGSIELVTVGHYDASLPAGQEFSINRKLTWVEGGTQVPVSVCTDSCPPGTRKVLQKGKPICCYDCKPCAEGEISNVTDSPDCFPCPKEFWPNAERDTCLPKPVEFLSFSEVLGIILAAISVSGACLTVITAAVFYHHRTSPIVRANNSELSFLLLFSLTLCFLCPLTFIGPPSEWSCMLRHTAFGITFVLCMSCVLGKTIVVLMAFKATLPGSNVMKWFGPPQQRMTVVFFTFIQVLICTIWLVLSPPFPMKNLTTYNNRIILECALGSAIGFWAVLGYIGLLAVFCFVLAVLARKLPDNFNEAKLITFSMLIFCAVWITFIPAYVSSPGKFTVAVEIFAILASSFGLKLCIFAPKCFIILFKPEKNTKKHLMNKNQS
- the LOC144462683 gene encoding extracellular calcium-sensing receptor-like, which codes for MGGDYIIGGVFAIHYYMYTLKHNYTTMPEPLRCTGSMVLQELRSSRAMIFAIEEINNSTELLPGIKLGYQIYNSCASVPVAVHVAFQLSSGLDPVFYTGNSCSQSGMVMAVIGDSGSTPSIGMSRIVGSFNIPQVSHYATCACLSDKQQYPTFFRTIPSDQFQADALAKLVKHFGWTWIGAVRSDSDYGNNGMASFLDAAHKEGICVEYSESFYWTHPRSRIQRVADVIRRSTAMVVVAFTSPGDMRILLEELSLKPFPPRQWIGSESWVTNTDMLRFSFCSGAIGFAIEQSVIPGLRDFLLDLSPSTVAASPVLTEFWEDAFNCSLGKSAATDKSICDGTEDIQMIQTPYTDTSQLRITNMVYKAVYAIAHAIHNAVCQETNSTTQCDKFTKTEPREVLTQLKEVSFSQNGFDVSFDANGDPVAKYELVNWQKSESGSIELVTVGHYDASLPAGQEFSINRKLTWVEGSTQVPVSVCTDSCPPGTRKVLQKGKPICCYDCILCPEGEISYVTDSPDCFPCPKEFWPNAERDTCLPKPVEFLSFSEVLGIILVVFSVGGACLATLTAAIFYRHRTSPIVRANNSELSFLLLFSLTLCFLCSITFIGPPSEWSCMLRHTAFGITFVLCMSCVLGKTIVVLMAFKATLPGSNVMKWFGPPQQRMTVVFLTFIQVLICTIWLVLSPPFPMKNLTTYKERIILECALGSAIGFWAVLGYIGLLAVFCFVLAVLARKLPDNFNEAKLITFSMLIFCAVWITFIPAYVSSPGKFTVAVEIFAILASSFGLILCIFAPKCFIILLKPEKNTKKHLMNKNQS